The proteins below are encoded in one region of Aquisphaera giovannonii:
- a CDS encoding glucose-6-phosphate dehydrogenase assembly protein OpcA: MASPESSTEAFLQGQGIPVDLRDIESQLQQLWGPAAERVGGPETEHPHVTRVSLANVLIERLAADAEGLRPVVEQVISKYPCRAIVIRGSDDPEKRITAEVSALCHLPDPGMPQVCSECIVLNAGPQAEDLIAGAVRPLLEADLPLVLWWTTDPRDHEALFRDLGDECSRILLDLPDPGTPLESLELGLDPTICACTRDIEWFGLTRWRELVAQFFDPPCHHGTLNRIDSLQIEVETPEPSRPPRLAIWMAAWFAGQLGWKPQGKPSRDCSPDGCTFRADFLGPMGTLAAEIVTHPVTEGRPARPAIRGVTITASGPEGAERFRARRCSPGSDDVCIDARAPDYCKLPSTVRSPEIDEAIRLVAALDASRNDPPFDNARPIALWLLKHA; this comes from the coding sequence ATGGCGAGTCCCGAGAGCTCGACGGAGGCCTTCCTCCAGGGGCAGGGAATTCCGGTGGACCTGCGGGACATCGAGTCGCAGCTCCAGCAGCTCTGGGGGCCGGCGGCGGAGCGGGTCGGCGGGCCGGAGACGGAGCACCCGCACGTCACCCGGGTCTCGCTGGCGAACGTCCTGATCGAGCGGCTGGCGGCCGACGCCGAGGGCCTGCGGCCCGTGGTGGAGCAGGTCATCTCCAAGTATCCCTGCCGCGCCATCGTGATCCGCGGGTCGGACGACCCGGAGAAGCGGATCACGGCCGAGGTGTCCGCCCTCTGCCACCTGCCCGACCCGGGCATGCCCCAGGTCTGCTCGGAGTGCATCGTCCTGAACGCGGGGCCGCAGGCCGAGGACCTCATCGCCGGCGCCGTCCGGCCGCTGCTCGAGGCGGACCTGCCGCTGGTCCTCTGGTGGACCACCGACCCCCGCGATCACGAGGCCCTCTTCCGCGACCTGGGCGACGAGTGCTCGCGGATCCTGCTCGACCTGCCCGACCCCGGGACGCCCCTCGAATCCCTCGAGCTGGGGCTGGACCCGACGATCTGCGCGTGCACCCGGGACATCGAGTGGTTCGGCCTGACCCGCTGGCGCGAGCTCGTCGCCCAGTTCTTCGACCCGCCCTGCCACCACGGCACGCTCAACCGGATCGACTCGCTGCAGATCGAAGTCGAGACGCCGGAGCCGTCCCGGCCGCCCCGGCTGGCGATCTGGATGGCGGCCTGGTTCGCCGGCCAGCTCGGCTGGAAGCCGCAGGGCAAGCCGTCCCGGGATTGCTCGCCCGACGGCTGCACGTTCCGAGCGGACTTCCTCGGCCCGATGGGCACGCTGGCGGCGGAGATCGTCACCCACCCGGTGACCGAGGGGCGCCCCGCCCGCCCGGCGATCCGGGGCGTCACGATCACCGCCTCCGGCCCCGAAGGCGCGGAGCGGTTCCGGGCCCGCCGTTGCAGCCCCGGGTCGGACGACGTCTGCATCGACGCCCGCGCCCCGGACTACTGCAAGCTGCCCAGCACCGTGCGCTCCCCCGAGATCGACGAGGCGATCCGCCTGGTCGCCGCGCTGGACGCCTCGCGGAACGACCCCCCGTTCGACAACGCGCGGCCGATCGCGCTGTGGCTCCTGAAGCATGCCTGA
- a CDS encoding class I SAM-dependent methyltransferase, which yields MPDESAGAAASRSGRRRDLGDFQTPPALAAAVLRRLSAQGETFDRILEPTCGRGAFLREAMALARPPREMIGVEVHPPHADEAARLASEGPGPRVEILPASLFHLDLASDLRWRDGGPLLVVGNPPWVTAAELGRLGSGNSPARRNLKGASGLEARTGASNFDLAEAVWIKLLEELAAERPTIAMLCKTAVARSVLDHARRRAIPIAEAALFEIDAPRWFGAAVGACLLRVAVGPPGSGVVDSIPVFADLDADAPRAVLGFRGGRIVADSGAMDRMAFGLGECPWTWRQGLKHDAADVMELVWSPDAGWRNGLGEVVEVEPDCLYPLAKGADLKRDTPAGRPRRAVIVTQRALGEDTGAIRGRWPLAWDYLERHAGRFDRRRSSIYRGRPRFAIFGIGPYSFAPWKVAVGGLLRPPAFRVVGPAGGRPTMLDDTCYLLPCQSAAEAAVLATLGNGPVAQALIAALSFADAKRPVTKRLLQRLDLSAILLRADDVELASAARGLLDGLGPADGDGGESVPEVIGRWKQQFRERPPSPGGV from the coding sequence ATGCCTGACGAATCCGCCGGGGCGGCGGCCTCGCGTTCCGGGCGTCGCCGGGACCTCGGCGATTTCCAGACGCCCCCCGCGCTGGCGGCGGCCGTCCTCCGGCGACTCTCGGCACAGGGCGAGACGTTCGACCGGATCCTGGAGCCGACCTGCGGCCGGGGCGCCTTCCTCCGCGAGGCCATGGCCCTGGCGCGGCCGCCCCGGGAGATGATCGGCGTCGAGGTCCACCCGCCGCATGCGGACGAGGCGGCCCGTCTCGCCTCCGAAGGCCCCGGCCCCCGCGTGGAGATCCTCCCGGCCAGCCTCTTCCACCTGGACCTCGCGTCCGACCTGCGCTGGCGAGATGGCGGCCCCTTGCTGGTCGTCGGCAATCCGCCCTGGGTGACGGCGGCGGAGCTGGGCCGGCTCGGCAGCGGCAATTCGCCGGCCCGGCGGAACCTCAAGGGGGCCTCCGGCCTGGAGGCGAGGACCGGCGCCTCGAACTTCGACCTGGCGGAGGCCGTCTGGATCAAGCTCCTGGAGGAGCTCGCCGCCGAGAGGCCCACGATCGCGATGCTCTGCAAGACGGCGGTCGCCCGCTCGGTCCTCGATCACGCCCGGCGTCGGGCCATCCCGATCGCCGAGGCCGCCCTGTTCGAGATCGACGCCCCGCGGTGGTTCGGCGCGGCGGTCGGGGCCTGCCTGCTCCGGGTGGCCGTGGGGCCGCCCGGGTCCGGCGTCGTCGATTCGATCCCGGTGTTCGCCGACCTGGACGCCGACGCCCCGCGGGCGGTCCTCGGCTTCCGGGGCGGCCGGATCGTGGCCGACTCCGGGGCCATGGACCGGATGGCGTTCGGCCTGGGCGAGTGCCCGTGGACGTGGCGGCAGGGCCTGAAGCACGACGCCGCCGACGTCATGGAGCTCGTGTGGTCGCCGGATGCCGGCTGGCGGAATGGCCTGGGCGAAGTCGTCGAGGTCGAGCCCGACTGCCTCTATCCGCTCGCGAAGGGGGCGGACCTGAAGCGCGACACGCCGGCGGGCCGCCCGCGGCGGGCCGTGATCGTGACCCAGCGGGCCCTCGGCGAGGACACCGGGGCGATCCGCGGCCGCTGGCCGCTCGCCTGGGATTACCTGGAGCGGCACGCCGGGCGGTTCGACCGGCGCAGGTCGTCGATCTATAGGGGCCGGCCGCGGTTCGCGATCTTCGGGATCGGGCCGTACAGCTTCGCCCCGTGGAAGGTGGCCGTGGGCGGGCTGCTCCGTCCCCCGGCCTTCCGGGTCGTCGGGCCGGCGGGCGGGCGGCCGACGATGCTCGACGACACCTGCTACCTTCTGCCCTGCCAGTCCGCGGCCGAGGCCGCCGTGCTGGCGACCCTCGGCAACGGGCCCGTCGCGCAGGCCCTGATCGCCGCCCTGAGCTTCGCGGACGCGAAGCGGCCCGTCACCAAGCGCCTGTTGCAACGGCTCGACCTGTCGGCCATCCTGTTGCGGGCCGACGACGTCGAGCTCGCCTCGGCCGCCCGGGGGCTCCTGGACGGCCTCGGGCCGGCCGACGGGGACGGCGGGGAGAGCGTGCCCGAAGTCATCGGGCGCTGGAAGCAACAGTTCCGCGAACGGCCGCCGTCCCCGGGCGGAGTTTGA
- a CDS encoding alpha/beta hydrolase: MAFARINYFSRSLGKASSVTVVFPDDPAVPRPWSAFYLLHGLSDDDTIWARRTSVDRYVEGLPLIVVMPDGGRGWYSNAAVGFAYEDDLVKDVVGLIDRTFPVKAERAGRAIGGLSMGGYGAVKVGLKHHEMFGSINSHSGAVGICQADYHKDERLKGIGGELDRIFGPDPKGGKDDPFAIVEKLDHGRIPPMRLDCGKDDFLLGQNRAFHAHLESMRVPHEYEEFPGDHNWPYWDLHVQEALAFHARNLHIRK, from the coding sequence ATGGCCTTCGCCCGCATCAATTACTTCAGCCGGTCGCTCGGGAAGGCCTCGTCCGTCACCGTGGTCTTCCCCGACGACCCGGCCGTCCCGAGGCCCTGGTCGGCCTTCTACCTCCTGCACGGGCTCTCCGACGACGACACGATCTGGGCGCGGAGGACGAGCGTCGACCGCTACGTCGAGGGCCTCCCGCTCATCGTCGTCATGCCCGACGGCGGCCGCGGGTGGTACTCGAACGCGGCCGTCGGCTTCGCCTACGAGGACGACCTCGTCAAGGACGTCGTCGGCCTCATCGACCGGACGTTCCCCGTCAAGGCGGAGCGAGCCGGCCGGGCCATCGGCGGCCTCTCGATGGGCGGCTACGGCGCGGTGAAGGTGGGCCTGAAGCATCACGAGATGTTCGGCAGCATCAACTCCCATTCCGGCGCCGTCGGGATCTGCCAGGCGGATTACCATAAGGATGAGAGGCTCAAGGGCATCGGGGGCGAGCTGGACCGGATCTTCGGGCCGGACCCGAAGGGAGGGAAGGACGACCCGTTCGCGATCGTCGAGAAGCTCGATCACGGCCGGATCCCGCCGATGCGCCTCGACTGCGGCAAGGATGACTTCCTCCTGGGCCAGAATCGCGCCTTCCACGCCCACCTGGAGTCGATGCGCGTCCCGCACGAGTACGAGGAGTTCCCCGGCGACCACAACTGGCCCTACTGGGACCTCCACGTGCAGGAGGCCCTGGCCTTCCACGCGCGGAACCTGCACATCCGGAAGTAG
- the recN gene encoding DNA repair protein RecN: MLRELSVQNLALIEDVQVELDRGFCAWTGETGAGKSLLLNALGLVLGGKASAELVRAGKSEARAAAVFEVEQPALRAEIEAILGGPLDDEGLIITRRISSQGRSSSQVNGMPVTIGTLQRLGEQLVDIHGQNEGRALLDPDRQRSLLDGYGCLGEPLSVYRKARAEHDELRRRRQELLDASQAREREKALLEFERDELASADPREGEYDELVQESHRLANAEALRTAAADGYDALYEADRSAQVILKRVARGLEPLARSVPELAEAAGTLERLADEVREVAYCLRDLGQGWDDDPARLEDVETRLATYRRLSTRFHCKPDELAARREETEAKLAAIERDDHDLEGLDGPLAAAFRRMKDAAEALTAARQRTARDFGKAIQARLKPLGLERARLSVEVEPRELGDDPTAPSPPEHGADRVEIMFLANPGEVPRPLRKVASGGELSRLTLAAKSVLACSDRVSTLVLDEVDTGVGGRLGAALGRTLAELATHHQVVCVTHLPQVASYARRQWVIRKQVERGRTRTTITPLDEALRVEELAAMMRGASADDGTRQEAMAMLQEARERLGEDEAPPASPVAAAALAGSNGRAGARRR, from the coding sequence GTGCTTCGAGAGCTATCGGTGCAGAACCTGGCGCTGATCGAGGACGTGCAGGTGGAGCTGGACCGGGGCTTCTGCGCCTGGACGGGCGAGACCGGCGCGGGCAAGAGCCTCCTGCTGAATGCCCTGGGGCTGGTGCTGGGCGGCAAGGCGTCGGCCGAGCTGGTCCGCGCGGGGAAGTCCGAGGCCAGGGCCGCCGCCGTCTTCGAGGTGGAGCAGCCGGCCCTGCGGGCGGAGATCGAGGCCATCCTCGGGGGCCCGCTGGACGACGAGGGGCTGATCATCACGCGTCGGATCTCGTCCCAGGGGCGGAGCTCGTCGCAGGTCAACGGCATGCCCGTGACGATCGGCACGCTCCAGCGCCTGGGCGAGCAGCTCGTGGACATCCACGGGCAGAATGAGGGCCGGGCGCTCCTCGACCCGGATCGGCAGCGGTCGCTGCTGGACGGCTACGGCTGCCTGGGCGAGCCGCTTTCCGTCTACCGGAAGGCGAGGGCGGAGCACGACGAGCTGCGGAGGCGGCGGCAGGAGCTGCTGGACGCCAGCCAGGCGAGGGAGCGGGAGAAGGCCCTGCTCGAGTTCGAGCGCGACGAGCTCGCGTCGGCGGACCCTCGCGAGGGGGAGTACGACGAGCTCGTCCAGGAGTCGCACCGGCTGGCCAACGCCGAGGCCCTCCGCACGGCCGCGGCGGACGGCTACGACGCCCTCTACGAGGCCGACCGCTCCGCCCAGGTGATCCTCAAGCGCGTGGCGCGCGGGCTCGAGCCGCTGGCGAGGTCGGTGCCGGAGCTCGCCGAGGCGGCGGGGACGCTCGAACGCCTGGCCGACGAGGTCCGGGAGGTGGCGTACTGCCTCCGCGACCTGGGCCAGGGCTGGGATGACGACCCCGCGCGGCTCGAGGACGTGGAGACGCGGCTGGCGACCTATCGCCGGCTCTCGACCCGGTTCCACTGCAAGCCCGACGAGCTGGCCGCCCGCCGCGAGGAGACCGAGGCGAAGCTCGCGGCGATCGAGCGCGACGACCACGACCTGGAAGGCCTGGACGGGCCGCTCGCCGCCGCGTTCCGGCGGATGAAGGACGCCGCGGAGGCGCTCACGGCGGCGCGCCAGAGGACCGCCCGCGACTTCGGCAAGGCGATCCAGGCGCGGCTCAAGCCGCTGGGCCTGGAGCGTGCCAGGCTGAGCGTGGAGGTGGAGCCGCGCGAGCTGGGCGACGACCCGACGGCGCCGAGTCCCCCCGAGCACGGCGCGGATCGGGTCGAGATCATGTTCCTGGCCAACCCGGGCGAGGTCCCCCGGCCGCTCCGCAAGGTGGCCTCCGGAGGCGAGCTCTCCCGGCTCACGCTCGCCGCCAAGAGCGTGCTCGCCTGCTCCGATCGGGTGTCCACGCTCGTGCTGGATGAGGTGGACACCGGCGTCGGCGGCCGCCTCGGCGCGGCGCTCGGCCGGACGCTCGCGGAACTCGCGACGCATCACCAGGTCGTCTGCGTCACCCACCTGCCGCAGGTCGCCAGCTACGCCCGGCGGCAATGGGTCATCCGCAAGCAGGTCGAGCGGGGGCGGACCCGGACGACGATCACGCCGCTCGACGAGGCCCTCCGCGTCGAGGAGCTGGCCGCCATGATGCGCGGGGCCTCCGCCGACGACGGCACGCGACAGGAAGCCATGGCCATGCTCCAGGAGGCGAGGGAGCGGCTCGGGGAGGACGAAGCGCCTCCCGCGTCCCCCGTCGCGGCCGCCGCGTTGGCCGGCTCGAACGGACGCGCGGGGGCGAGGCGACGATGA